A single Gopherus flavomarginatus isolate rGopFla2 chromosome 17, rGopFla2.mat.asm, whole genome shotgun sequence DNA region contains:
- the AIF1L gene encoding allograft inflammatory factor 1-like isoform X5, with translation MEFDLNNQGEIDLMSVKRMMEKLGAPKTHLELKKMISEVTGGVSETISYQDFVNVMLGKRSAVLKLVMLFEGKANENIPKPSGPPPERDIASLP, from the exons ATGGAGTTTGACCTGAACAACCAAGGCGAGATTG ATCTAATGTCTGTCAAAAGGATGATGGAGAAACTGGGGGCTCCGAAGACGCACTTAGAGCTGAAGAAGATGATCTCTGAAGTGACTGGAGGGGTTAGCGAAACCATCTCTTACCAGGACTTCGTCAACGTGATGCTTGGCAAGCGCTCTGCCGTCCTTAAATT AGTCATGCTGTTTGAAGGAAAAGCCAATGAAAACATCCCAAAGCCTTCTGGCCCGCCTCCAGAGAGAGATATTGCCAGCCTTCCCTGA